Below is a genomic region from Salmo trutta chromosome 19, fSalTru1.1, whole genome shotgun sequence.
GACCTGGTCTCTTGCGGTCCACATTTTTACTTGAAGTTAAGCTCAAAGGCTGTCAATCCTCTCCAGTTGATTACTATTCAAATAATGACGGGGAACGGGAGATTAAAGTATCTAATTAGTTCAGCGAAATGAGCCGTCGTCTAAGATCGGTGATCTTCAGTTGATCCTTACTTCTCTTCGTTAAGTTCAGTCTCACTTCCCAAATCGCAACTCTCCTGCATTCATTGGACATTCAATTTCAAAAGGGTATGTTATTGTGATCTTGGTCTCCTGTCTGGTACAAGTAGTGTGATCAAGTCAACTCCAGATCGTCCGTCTTCGGTCAAAATTCAGCAGTACACTTCAATGAGCGAGCAAACTGCAGAGCACGGTGTGAAGGAGCTTGCACTTTGTAGGAATGGATTCCATTGTTTACGTGCAGACGTCCAATTGTACTTGTAATGCCACCATCCTCTGCAAAATTGCTGTGATGAGAGTCAGTGTAGTTTACAAAACAGTTCCCCACTGCATATGTTCCGCATAGATGCAGATTTGACGTATTCTTGCATGCAGAAAAAGTCCACTGTTCACTGGCTTAGCCAGATAAGGTCCCGTGTGATGTTGATGTACAGAGGTGTGGTCCATTATCGCTTCTTTTGTTTCTCGTAGGTCTATTGTACATTTAATGAGTAATGATTCTAAATCACTTTCTCAAATAGTGAGTCAACTGCATGGCTGCATTCTGTCTAAGAAATACAAGTAGTATTGTATGCATCTATGTATTACCAGAGCATAAAAGGGGCCAACAGTTCAGGAACAGCAGCACACGTTGACCTCATCTTTAGACCATTGAGTAAATATTGATATGGCGATTCCTCAGTGGTAGTGTCCTCTCCTCTTGACGCTGTACAGCCTCAGAGCTTCTGCCGCATGTTGTCAGTGGCTGTGTACTATCCCCAAAAGTCCTCTGGATGGCATCTTCAACGAAGCTGCTGCATATTCCAATGCCATTTGAATGTTATTGCTCAAACTGACTTCCTGCGGGCCAAATATCCCTTTGTCAACTGGCAGATCGTGTTACCCGCATTAGTATGAGAGCTGTCCGTTTCAGTCTCCTCCTACATAGGTCACTGCTCATCCAGGAAAAGAAAAGCATCTCCTTTCCTACAAGTCATGTTGGTGTGCAATGACTGTGGCATTTCAGCGTATGGTCTTGTCCTCCACAGTCCTCTTCACAGATGAACTCTTCTGAACTTCTGttctgtctgggggggggggcttgctgCGTGAGTAAGTTTCTTCAACTCTTCCACTTGATCAGAGGGGGACAGCACCACTCTAGCTTCTGACCCCAATAGCATCACAGAGGAACAGGCCACCCATCAACACATGGATATGGCTTTTCTAGCATCTTTCAATCACATCTGACATTAATGAACAGGCTGATATTAATTCAACTTTGAATGACTGGCACCCAGAAGAAGACATTTTTTTGAAAAACCACTTGTGAATTATTCTGTTCACTGCCAGCACACTTGAAAGTGCAACCCCAGAGGACATTggacatttgatttgaaaacgtAACGGATTCAGGACATCGCCGTAACTCCATTTCCTCCAAATATTATCACGCCCCAGCTCCCAGAGTGAGAAGGAAGATACCGTACCTGTGTGTGCTCAAGGCGCGCTGAGAGTCCACATGTTCCTTGTGTGACTCAGAGTTCCTGGAAGACTTGGCAGGTGACTGATAAGGTATGGGCCTCTTCCTCAGCGGCACAGCCTTTGCTTGGAAACGCTCCTGCCGAACAGCGAACTTGGATCGTGCATATGCTCTGGACGCATGCGGACCTTCCTCTTCCTGGTTCTTGATATCTGCGCCTCTGGGTCGAAGTGCTTTGAGCCGCATCACCGACTCCGCTCTAATTGTACGCCCCTTCATCAAGCGACTCTTGTCCATGAGAGACAAGGGACGGCCGCCAAATCCCCTAGAGAAGTATTGTGGGATCTCTCTCCGAGGGCACTTTGGATGACCATGCTCCAGACCAAGGCCTGGTCCGCACTCCTGGAACTTCCGCTTGTGTGGTGGACCACTTGGTCTTTCCTGCGGGTTGTTCTGGTAGAAAGAAGATGAAACGCCTTTCCATGCGGGGGATCTATGGGGAGGGTGGTGAAAGCTGCCTTCCTGTGCCCACTCAGGGCTGTGGCGTCCgctgccctccctctcccttcccaccACTCCATGCTGTTGCCTGGGATCTCGCTCAGCAGACCACCTGCACAGCCAtcacaaacaatacaacaaatgATTACATTGGAAGATCCATTATCGGGTGAAGCAGGAAACGGAGGGTTAGCGTTTCTTTATGGTACCCCTTCACTTTAATGCCCTGATACAGGTAGGCGTAAAACCTTCAGTGAGCATATACAAACTCTTTCCAGTGGCAGGCGACCAGCGCATTAACACCAGATCACCACATTTTACAGTTTATTATCACTGTAACACTGAACGATAATTTTGACCTCTGTGGTGTAGAGGACTACGTGTGTTTACACTTTCTCTCCATTTATTTTACCCAGCCCATACTGCCTCTTCACTCCTGTACCTCTCTGGATATGGGCCTCTGCCATGAAACTCCCGTGGCTTTTTCTGGGTGGTGCCAGAAGGTCCACGTTCACTATTGTGTGGGTGGGGAAAGGGCCCTGGCCCATTCCAGCGCTTCCGCCCACGAACTGGGTGCTCAAACAACCTCTTCCCGGGGCTTTGGTGCGGCCGGGCACCCCAGCTCCTATCCTCTTCATGGGAAGGACCTGGGTGCTTGTGGGGGCCCATGAAGGAACTGTGGGGGGATGGTGAGGGTGGCAGCCTCCTGTCAGGGGGTTGGCCACGGTAATGGtgtggtgagggtgatctgtgacCTGGGTGTTGTCCATGGATAGGTGCTCCCCTCTGGCCCTGGTGCCATTGTACAGGACTGTGTGGGGAGGACCTATGCTGGGCTTGGGGAGGACGGTTTGGCCTGGAAGGAGGTGCCCTCCTGTGGCCATAATGGGGCTCCGATTGAGAGGGGCATGTGTTGAAGGAATCCTGGTTTTGGGACCTCCACTGATTGAATTGTCGCTCCCGCCGTTCTCCCATCAGTGTGGGACTTTTGGCAAAGTGAGCGTGTCCTCTGCCTCTGGAATCTCTCCAGCTTGGAGGGGCCTTTCCTGGGTGGCCCCGGAATCCTCTCTGACTCCTGAGATGAGGGCTGTAATGCTCTTCGTGTGGCATGTTGTTGTAGCCATCCGAGTAGGACCTGTTGAATAACAAAACAGTCTTAAGAAGCCATTCACACAAGTCATGTTCATTAGCCATGTCTACACTTAAAATAGTGTTACTTAACCTTCTCATACAAcagtcgccccagcgtgagttgttttatgcacgtgatgtcagaatgcactcactgttccaaaatgtgattattatgtaacaggacagttaacacgcGCTGCCTGCAAATGATCTACAGGCTGTTTCAACgcgtcaatttcaaattattttcgaacaagttgtattttttaagttTGAATTGGGGTGTGATCCCACCTCATTGATTCACAttgaagtagcccatttcagcgCTGCAGACAATTTACGTTTGAGGATTTTTCGAGCCAGACAAACTTCTCTCCGAGGAGAGCCCACGCACTTCAATATGTTTGCGCAGATCAAGTTCAAATTTGAACATTTTCTGGCTGACCCTCGCATTGCCTTGTTTTCCATACAAATAATAACTTGACATTAGCAAgttccttattttctgtatatcttgtcgtttctactgtaggcgCATACACATGCATGTTTGGTGCATAATGCATTTACAGTTTCTcacgttttcaagtactggtgaaaAATACATTCCgattattgcatagattgtaatggacaacTACGAGGTGTGCAAAATACTTTTtaaaggttgtactgattataatgagctaatactaagctatttgccagctatgtgtggcgccatgtttgttaACATTATAcaatacaatgcattctgggtgtcagaCCAAAGACATAATGCGGTGAAGGAATGGTTCACCCATCTTTCGGGTAAACCTCCAGACGTGAATGATTGTAGATGACACACCCACTTCAACATGCAAACATACCTAACTCCTCCAATTATCTTTGGTTGATGTGAAAAGAAAAACTATGGTGGCTCGCACAAACTACTTCGGAtaactttcgatttctagaaagtaacttctagaaagtgttttactcaattatattgtattggggtggcaggtagcctagtggttagagcgttggacttgtaaccgaaaggttgcaggatcgaatccccgagctgacaaggtacaaatctgttgttctgcccctgagcagcccactgttcctaggcagtcattgaaaattgGAATATGTTCTTAAATGACTGGCtcagataaataaaggttaaataaaaaaaatctaaataagtGTTCTAATTATACCGGTTTCAGCATAAACTGCAGGGATGATCACACCCGATTGTTGTTGGTACGTGTAAAAAGGTTAAAACCAAATATCTTAGTTTACTATTAGACTAAACCTTGTTTGTTGCAATATAACTAATATTCTGCAAATACCTGGGCTTCAACCGAGGAGGTCCGGAGTGATGTCTGACCATCTTTGGCATACACTGAATAATCTGTAGAAAAGAAACGTACTTGAATTGACAGAAATGACAGCGAGTTTTAAATAATAAAGCCTAGCTAGCGGACTTGGCGAAACCAcaggtagctaacgttaaccaATTTACAGATTTAGTTACTACCAACACAAAGTTTTGAACCCCAGAGACGTAACATGGCAAGACTTCCAGGAACCCTTGAGAAGACGACCAGGGTTTGACAGACGGCCTGCACATGCTCAGTTCGGCGTGAGACCACCGTTAGACCAAATTACGTATTTCTGCGCTTAGCCAGCCAATGTCGCCATGACACCTACAAGCGTGACCGGAGACTTTTATTGGAAAAGCCGTTTGTGCCTCGCTTCATACTGTCTTTGCTACAAACTACACCACCGAAGAAATAAGTAGCTCGCTAAATTAACAAGCTAAAGCATATCGACCTATGCAGCCATTTTAAAAAGGCAAACATGTTGCTTGAAGTAGTTGCTTGGTAGCTACATGGGTTTGTCAGAACAATGCGACTAATAGTTACTATAAAAAGTAGCTAGTTGCTAGCAGTGCAGCCTAACTGTGGGTAAATGTGGGATAACGTTGACTAAACGCAGCGTGCCAAACAACCTCGACTAGCTAGCTAAAAAGTTGTTCGCTTGTTAGCATTGGCCAGATACACTAACGGGTTACCTAGCAATCTTTTAAACGATATAGATAGACAAGTCCCGCCAAACAAGTCGATCGAGCTTGTTAGCAAACGTTAGTTAACATCTAGCTAAATAACCAACACGGTGCAGTTGAAATTATTTGGTCATTTGTACACTAAACTGGCTAGTCTAACGTAATGGTGTAGCTATTGTAGGCTAGCTAACACGTTAAGCTCCCAAAATctgtgctaacgttagctatgccGCTTAGAAAGTTGACCCATTCTTGGATACATCCACATACGAGTTGTTTTTAAATGGGACATtacaataaaaaaacacaataaTAATAGCAATAACTTACCTTTCAGTTTGTGTTCAAATAACGTTACTTTCAATCGCCTTCGTTCTGCAGTTTGGTCCGTCGAATCTGTCCGGTACAGGGAGGGCAAAGATTTTCTTAACCAAATATAGACCACAACCTTTCGTTTCAAAGGGAACAAATGACCCAaaagtgggcagaacaagcaactAGCGAGATCCGATTGGCGCGTTCTAGCGTCATCGGCATATTTCCGTTAAGGAACGCCTACTttgtgaagtgcgcgtgtgcaataactccaAGCAACGCGATTTTAAACAACTTTTACAAAGGGTAAAATCTACAAaccttagtccactctgttcataatattctagttttgggaacagaaaactgtattgagatcaaatgtttcagcaatgagaacatttgcagaatCTCGTTCCATCTTCTTGTACTGCCTGCctgtgggcttcctctcactaccatattttgtagtgagtggaaacgccaagcggatgcttcacatttaaacatccagtgaaatatctgtctcattgttctatatATGGGGAGGGTGTGTTGCTGCAAACACTTGAGCTGTCGCTCAGAACCgtcttcttctatggtattatgGCGGTCCCATGCCGCCACCTTCTTCTTTTCGGGATTTGGTTGGGGGATCGCATCCAACTTTTAGGTGCATACaccaccacctactgtactggtgtGTGAGACCATTCACATTATATTATTAGATACAACAATCCAAAATTGGAGTTAAGGAAAATTACCCTACCACCTATTAGCCCTATCTAAAAACCCACCACCAATTCAACACCCCCTGCAGCTGCTCTGCAGTAAATCCTCTCAACCCCAAGTACTTCTCTGGCGCTGCCACTACAAGCTCTATTTTCTGTGACTTTCGATTAATTTCTGCAGTACAATTAACAACCAtggctataaatgctaaaaagccTACCTTACTTAAGCACATATTCTTCCCATCACTCTCTTGCTGGGTACAAGGATCC
It encodes:
- the LOC115154776 gene encoding serine/arginine repetitive matrix protein 2, with product MPKMVRHHSGPPRLKPRSYSDGYNNMPHEEHYSPHLRSQRGFRGHPGKAPPSWRDSRGRGHAHFAKSPTLMGERRERQFNQWRSQNQDSFNTCPSQSEPHYGHRRAPPSRPNRPPQAQHRSSPHSPVQWHQGQRGAPIHGQHPGHRSPSPHHYRGQPPDRRLPPSPSPHSSFMGPHKHPGPSHEEDRSWGARPHQSPGKRLFEHPVRGRKRWNGPGPFPHPHNSERGPSGTTQKKPREFHGRGPYPERWSAERDPRQQHGVVGREREGSGRHSPEWAQEGSFHHPPHRSPAWKGVSSSFYQNNPQERPSGPPHKRKFQECGPGLGLEHGHPKCPRREIPQYFSRGFGGRPLSLMDKSRLMKGRTIRAESVMRLKALRPRGADIKNQEEEGPHASRAYARSKFAVRQERFQAKAVPLRKRPIPYQSPAKSSRNSESHKEHVDSQRALSTHSSSSIDRRLARDLVVVSQWQAPGTNSSSKDSPPRDRSRPPENKTEPYYNSDEQLTLNERFSKIQDSSPSPSPRDWRYAERQTDIPQENHTPERPFRNPRPPQRPSFRPSSPNHKSGPPPQRKPDPELPGPFRKPHMGGFVPRPFSQRPVFRKSQSILSKYRNMPTMRQRVPPNRGSYHRRW